One part of the Olleya sp. YS genome encodes these proteins:
- a CDS encoding DNA polymerase III subunit delta': protein MLFSDILGLNHIKKHLTTSADNGRIPHAQLFVGPEGSGTLPVAIAYAQYILCKNTSGENIGENESCNVKFNNFTHPDLHFAFPVTSTGKVKKHPVSSHFLEEWRQLLKEQPYGNLFDWYRLLGVDNKQGQIGVDEALDIVKALSLKSYEGGYKVMLIWMAEKMNTQAANKLLKLIEEPPNKTVFILIAEEEEQILSTIRSRCQILHFPPLAEDDIKNGIIKQFNLNEATATKIAHQSDGNYNKACDLVYHDSEDDQFEQWFIFWIRAAFKAKGNKAAIHDLIGWSEDIAKTGRETQKQFLNFCLDFFRQAMLLNYGAEDLVYFETKSKNFDLAKFAPFVHNNNILDISNELNDAIYHIERNGNSKIILTDLSIKLTRLLHAKQD, encoded by the coding sequence ATGCTTTTTAGTGATATTTTAGGTCTAAATCATATAAAAAAACACTTGACAACAAGTGCAGACAATGGTCGTATACCTCATGCGCAACTATTTGTTGGTCCTGAAGGATCCGGAACGTTACCTGTAGCTATTGCTTATGCACAATACATCTTATGTAAAAACACTAGCGGTGAAAATATAGGCGAAAACGAATCTTGTAATGTAAAGTTTAATAATTTCACGCATCCTGATTTACATTTCGCATTTCCCGTAACCTCAACAGGTAAGGTAAAAAAACATCCTGTATCATCTCATTTTTTAGAAGAATGGAGGCAGCTTTTAAAAGAACAACCATATGGTAACTTGTTTGATTGGTACCGCTTATTAGGCGTAGACAACAAACAAGGTCAAATTGGTGTTGATGAAGCATTAGATATTGTAAAGGCTTTAAGTTTGAAGTCTTATGAAGGCGGTTACAAAGTAATGTTGATTTGGATGGCTGAAAAAATGAATACGCAAGCAGCCAATAAACTACTTAAGCTAATTGAAGAACCGCCTAACAAAACTGTTTTTATACTTATTGCAGAAGAGGAAGAACAAATATTAAGCACGATTAGATCGCGTTGTCAGATACTACATTTTCCACCTTTAGCTGAAGACGATATTAAAAACGGAATTATTAAACAGTTTAATCTAAATGAAGCTACAGCCACAAAAATTGCACATCAATCTGATGGAAATTATAATAAGGCTTGCGATTTAGTCTATCATGACAGTGAAGACGACCAATTTGAACAATGGTTTATCTTCTGGATTAGAGCTGCTTTTAAAGCAAAAGGAAATAAAGCTGCAATACACGATTTAATTGGTTGGAGTGAAGATATTGCTAAAACAGGTCGTGAAACACAAAAGCAATTTTTAAATTTTTGTTTAGACTTTTTTAGACAAGCCATGCTTTTAAATTATGGTGCTGAAGACTTGGTGTACTTTGAAACTAAAAGTAAGAATTTTGATTTGGCTAAGTTTGCTCCTTTTGTGCACAACAACAATATTTTAGATATTTCAAACGAATTAAATGACGCTATTTACCACATAGAACGAAACGGAAACTCTAAAATTATTCTTACCGACTTATCCATTAAATTAACACGATTATTACACGCTAAACAAGATTAA
- a CDS encoding diacylglycerol kinase family lipid kinase: MTAKTSFFVIINPVSGNGKGKTIWQYIKPKLNQRYTIQFAYSEYSKHEIEITKAAIKNGFKHFIIIGGDGTLNNFINGVFGQKDIASSAITFGVIPVGTGNDWVKTYNIPKNINKALQIIINGHTNTQDVGCISYSNNLLPNSYFINLAGVGYDGLVVNLVKDNRSYGKFTYVLGAIKGLSNVKLFDVTITKNKDVLQYTNCFMIQIGLCKYTGSSMRLTKQPDPKDGLFDITVAVNLTKWDVIRNLLKLFNGQIVNHKKVKTFKTKRLILNFEDPKPFIQADGEQLATDNIEVTILPNTIRFYC, encoded by the coding sequence TTGACTGCTAAGACATCTTTTTTTGTAATTATCAATCCTGTTTCCGGAAATGGAAAAGGAAAAACAATTTGGCAATATATTAAACCTAAACTTAATCAACGTTACACGATTCAGTTTGCCTACAGCGAGTATTCAAAACATGAAATTGAAATAACCAAAGCTGCCATAAAAAACGGCTTTAAGCATTTTATAATTATTGGTGGAGACGGTACTTTAAACAACTTTATCAATGGTGTTTTCGGTCAAAAAGATATTGCTAGCAGTGCTATTACATTTGGAGTCATTCCTGTTGGCACAGGAAATGATTGGGTAAAAACTTATAACATCCCAAAAAATATTAATAAAGCACTTCAAATCATTATAAATGGACATACCAACACTCAAGATGTTGGATGTATAAGTTATTCAAATAACCTTTTACCTAACTCCTATTTTATAAATTTAGCAGGTGTTGGCTACGACGGATTAGTTGTAAATCTTGTTAAAGATAATAGGTCTTACGGAAAGTTCACATATGTTTTAGGAGCCATAAAAGGGTTGTCTAATGTTAAACTTTTTGATGTTACTATAACTAAAAATAAAGACGTTTTACAATACACTAATTGTTTTATGATTCAAATAGGCTTATGTAAATATACAGGTTCTAGTATGCGGCTTACTAAGCAACCAGACCCTAAAGACGGTTTGTTTGACATCACTGTTGCTGTAAATTTAACTAAATGGGATGTTATTAGAAATCTGCTTAAACTATTTAATGGTCAAATTGTAAACCATAAAAAAGTAAAAACGTTTAAAACAAAGCGTCTAATTTTAAATTTTGAAGATCCTAAACCATTCATTCAAGCTGATGGAGAACAATTAGCAACAGACAATATCGAGGTGACTATTTTACCAAATACCATCCGTTTTTATTGTTAA
- a CDS encoding OmpH family outer membrane protein — MKKLIGLILVALVLTSCQKQKIAYVDNGVLINEIKEKLDIEAKYTIKDSVFKRKVDSFRQVFQSEYQKVASLSKNKQESELQLLNQKAQGLQQAWQMEQQGFQKEYQVEIDTLISKVKKFVHNYGKTNGYDYILGTVDASPSVMYSKEENDISQQIKDAIDAAYSK, encoded by the coding sequence ATGAAAAAGTTAATAGGATTAATATTAGTAGCTTTAGTTTTAACATCTTGTCAAAAACAAAAAATTGCTTACGTAGACAACGGTGTATTAATTAATGAGATTAAAGAAAAATTAGATATTGAAGCAAAATATACTATCAAAGATTCAGTATTTAAAAGAAAAGTAGATAGCTTTCGTCAGGTATTTCAATCCGAATATCAAAAAGTAGCATCGCTTTCTAAAAACAAACAAGAGTCAGAGTTACAACTGTTAAACCAAAAAGCACAAGGTTTACAACAAGCTTGGCAAATGGAGCAGCAAGGTTTTCAAAAAGAATATCAAGTAGAGATTGATACGTTAATATCTAAAGTTAAAAAGTTTGTACATAATTATGGAAAAACTAATGGCTACGACTATATTTTAGGTACCGTTGATGCGTCTCCAAGCGTGATGTATAGTAAAGAAGAAAATGATATTTCTCAACAAATTAAAGACGCAATAGATGCTGCTTACAGCAAATAA
- a CDS encoding class I SAM-dependent methyltransferase, translated as MSKKAEQITPFKIKDYSVSGEAFQLIENKTYGFLETTPKPAIDKLPDYYKTEDYISHTDAKRNLFEKVYHKIRQISLKKKLKLINSLKQEEQNVLDFGCGTGDFLKIAQRNNWTVSGIEPNEEARKIANIKTNNSVFNSDYLNSFTKHSFDVITLWHVLEHIPNLEEQITQLKSLLKTKGALVIAVPNYKSYDANYYKQFWAAYDVPRHLWHFNQESISKLFSSFNMKIVNTKPMVFDSYYVSLLSEKYKTGTMNIFRAFWIGLKSNLKAKTTGEYSSLIYVIKNT; from the coding sequence ATGAGCAAAAAAGCAGAACAAATCACACCTTTTAAAATAAAAGATTATTCAGTCTCTGGAGAGGCTTTTCAATTAATTGAAAATAAAACGTATGGTTTTTTAGAAACCACTCCAAAACCAGCAATTGATAAATTACCTGACTACTATAAAACAGAAGATTACATTTCGCATACAGATGCTAAGCGCAATTTGTTTGAAAAAGTATATCATAAAATCAGGCAGATTTCTTTAAAAAAGAAATTAAAATTAATCAACTCGTTAAAACAAGAAGAACAAAACGTATTAGATTTTGGATGCGGAACAGGAGATTTTTTAAAAATCGCTCAACGTAATAATTGGACGGTTTCAGGAATTGAACCTAATGAAGAGGCTAGAAAAATTGCAAATATAAAAACGAATAACTCCGTTTTTAATTCAGATTACTTAAACTCTTTTACAAAACATAGTTTTGATGTTATAACGCTTTGGCATGTATTAGAGCACATTCCAAATTTAGAAGAACAAATTACACAGTTAAAATCTTTACTAAAAACTAAAGGAGCACTAGTAATAGCTGTACCTAATTATAAAAGCTATGATGCTAATTATTACAAACAGTTTTGGGCAGCTTATGATGTGCCAAGACATTTATGGCATTTTAATCAAGAATCAATTTCAAAATTATTTTCAAGTTTTAATATGAAGATTGTTAATACCAAACCAATGGTTTTTGATTCTTATTATGTAAGCTTACTTTCAGAAAAATATAAAACTGGGACTATGAATATCTTTAGGGCTTTTTGGATTGGTTTGAAGTCAAACTTAAAAGCTAAGACCACTGGTGAATATTCATCCTTGATATATGTTATTAAAAACACCTAA
- the mnmG gene encoding tRNA uridine-5-carboxymethylaminomethyl(34) synthesis enzyme MnmG: MFNEVYDVIVVGAGHAGSEAAAAAANMGSKTLLITMNLQNIAQMSCNPAMGGIAKGQIVREIDALGGYSGIVSDTSAIQFKMLNKSKGPAMWSPRVQSDRMRFAEDWRLLLEQTENLDFYQEMVSGLIVEQGKVTGVKTSLGVTVKAKTVVLTNGTFLNGLIHIGDKNFGGGRAGEKAATGITEQLVDLGFESGRMKTGTPPRVDGRSLDFSKMIEQPGDKNPEKFSYLDITKPLINQRSCHMSYTSEKVHDLLREGFDRSPMFNGRIKSLGPRYCPSIEDKINRFADKDRHQLFVEPEGWNTVEYYINGFSTSLPEDVQFNALRSVVGFENVKFFRPGYAIEYDYFPPTQLKHTLETKLVDGLFFAGQINGTTGYEEAASQGLMAGINAALKVQERDPFILQRDEAYIGVLVDDLITKGTEEPYRMFTSRAEYRTLLRQDNADIRLTPKGYDLGLASEKRLKRMEEKHEAAEQFVQFFKQTSVTPDEINPVLEAKNSAAIRQQDKMFKMFSRPNIDIEDMKQVKSVSKYIEEHNLDNEIIEQTEIQVKYSGYIEKEKNNADKLTRLENIKIPANFDYSKLQSMSLEAREKLKKIQPVTISQASRISGVSPADISVLLVYMGR, encoded by the coding sequence ATGTTTAACGAAGTTTATGATGTCATAGTAGTTGGTGCTGGTCATGCTGGAAGCGAAGCAGCAGCAGCAGCAGCAAATATGGGAAGCAAAACATTGCTAATTACCATGAATTTGCAAAACATAGCGCAAATGTCATGTAATCCAGCAATGGGTGGAATTGCAAAAGGCCAAATTGTACGAGAGATTGACGCGCTAGGTGGTTATTCTGGAATTGTAAGTGACACATCTGCTATTCAGTTTAAAATGTTAAACAAGTCTAAAGGACCTGCAATGTGGAGTCCAAGAGTGCAAAGTGACAGAATGCGTTTTGCAGAAGACTGGCGCTTGCTTTTAGAACAAACTGAAAACTTAGACTTTTACCAAGAAATGGTATCTGGTTTAATTGTAGAACAAGGAAAAGTTACAGGAGTAAAAACATCGTTAGGTGTAACTGTAAAAGCTAAAACAGTTGTATTAACAAACGGAACATTTTTAAACGGGTTAATACACATTGGAGATAAAAATTTTGGTGGAGGAAGAGCAGGTGAAAAAGCGGCAACCGGAATAACAGAACAATTAGTTGATTTAGGTTTTGAATCAGGAAGAATGAAAACAGGAACTCCTCCACGAGTAGATGGAAGATCGTTAGATTTTTCAAAAATGATTGAGCAACCAGGTGATAAAAACCCTGAAAAATTCTCTTATTTAGACATTACAAAACCTTTGATAAATCAAAGATCCTGTCACATGTCTTATACAAGTGAAAAGGTTCATGATTTACTTCGTGAAGGTTTTGATCGTTCGCCAATGTTTAATGGTCGTATTAAAAGTTTAGGCCCAAGATATTGCCCATCTATTGAAGATAAAATTAACCGATTTGCAGACAAAGATAGACATCAACTATTTGTAGAACCTGAAGGGTGGAATACAGTTGAATATTACATTAATGGGTTTTCTACATCATTACCTGAAGACGTCCAATTTAATGCATTACGATCTGTAGTAGGTTTTGAAAATGTCAAGTTTTTTAGACCTGGTTATGCAATAGAGTATGATTATTTTCCACCTACTCAATTAAAACATACACTAGAAACTAAGTTAGTAGATGGATTGTTTTTTGCTGGTCAAATAAACGGAACTACTGGATATGAAGAAGCAGCTTCACAAGGTTTAATGGCTGGTATAAATGCTGCCTTAAAAGTGCAAGAACGCGATCCCTTTATCCTTCAGCGAGATGAAGCTTATATAGGTGTTTTAGTGGACGACCTAATTACAAAAGGTACAGAAGAGCCTTATCGTATGTTTACGTCTAGAGCAGAATACAGAACATTATTACGTCAAGATAATGCAGATATCAGATTGACTCCTAAAGGATATGATTTAGGCTTAGCTTCAGAAAAACGCTTAAAAAGGATGGAAGAAAAACATGAAGCAGCAGAGCAATTTGTTCAGTTTTTTAAACAGACTAGTGTTACGCCAGATGAAATAAACCCAGTTTTAGAAGCTAAAAATTCTGCAGCAATAAGACAACAGGATAAGATGTTTAAAATGTTTTCTAGACCTAATATTGATATAGAAGATATGAAGCAAGTAAAGTCTGTTTCAAAATATATAGAGGAGCATAATTTAGATAACGAGATAATTGAGCAGACTGAGATCCAAGTTAAATATTCGGGTTATATCGAAAAAGAAAAGAATAACGCAGACAAGTTAACACGACTTGAAAACATAAAAATTCCAGCTAATTTTGATTATTCAAAATTGCAATCTATGAGTTTAGAAGCAAGAGAAAAACTTAAAAAAATACAACCCGTAACTATATCTCAAGCATCAAGAATTAGTGGTGTGTCTCCAGCAGATATTTCTGTATTATTGGTTTATATGGGAAGATAA
- the ybeY gene encoding rRNA maturation RNase YbeY encodes MISFNYETDFKLSNEDKIVTWISAIIKNENCQEDEINYVFCNDTYLHKLNLEFLQHDTLTDIISFDYSVGKRLQGDIFISVERVEDNAKDFKVDFETELHRVIIHGILHYCGYKDKTDTDKKIMRNKENEALLVLSKML; translated from the coding sequence ATGATTAGTTTTAATTACGAAACCGACTTTAAACTTTCAAATGAAGATAAGATAGTTACTTGGATATCTGCCATTATAAAAAATGAAAACTGCCAAGAAGATGAAATAAATTATGTGTTTTGTAATGATACATACTTACATAAATTAAACCTAGAATTTTTACAACATGATACGCTAACAGATATTATTAGTTTTGATTACTCAGTAGGAAAAAGATTACAAGGCGATATATTTATATCTGTAGAACGCGTAGAGGATAATGCAAAAGATTTTAAAGTTGATTTTGAAACTGAATTACATCGTGTGATTATTCATGGTATTTTGCATTATTGTGGTTATAAAGATAAAACAGATACAGACAAAAAAATTATGCGTAATAAAGAAAACGAAGCATTACTTGTCTTAAGTAAAATGTTATAG
- a CDS encoding DUF4175 family protein, with translation MNNFNTIQSKLEQFIRKYYTNELIKGAILFFSIGLLYFIFTLLVEHFLWLNSTARTILFWLFITVELALFIKFIALPIAKLFRLQKGINYKQASAIIGNHFPEVNDKLLNVLQLKEENNTSELLLASIDQKSEELSPIPFKSAVNFKQNTKYLKYAAIPIAILLISIISGTFNWFSDSYERVVNYQTAYEPPAPFQFFVLNDNLKTVENKEFRLLVSTQGKVIPEDAQITFNNETYYLQQRETGHFEYVFEQPKQDLTFNLSANGITSKPYTLKVVEVPTLLSFNMILNYPNYTNKRNEVLKGVGNAVVPQGTRVTWQLNTKSTDAVDLISKDTLTFSTDKLSVFEASKNIYNNFDYNISTSNKNLKHYENLAYSISVIKDQYPELKMEAKTDSLDQQSLYFKGQVSDDYGLSKLQLVYYPSGNETEKKVQNIPISKSNFDEFISAFPNNLTIEEGVSYDLYFQVFDNDAVNKNKSTKSVVYNYRKRTQDEDEQKQLQEQNQTIQDLNKSLEKFDKQQKELQELSKTQKEKSELNFNDKKKFENFLKRQKQQEQMIKQFNKKLKDNLNEFQKDKKEEDRFKEDLKERLKDNEEQLKKDEKLLEELEKLKDKFSKEEFSEKLDNLAKKAKSQKRSLEQLLELTKRYYVTKKMEKIGDELEKLAEDQNKLANSKDEENTKDKQDEINKKFEDIQKQLEDLEKDNQELKKPMEVPRDKNNEENIKEDQQEASEKLQEKQESQDQQEKKEKQQSAKQKQKSAAQKMKNMSMKMQMQMGASAQQQLSEDIEMLRQILDNLVVFSFDEESLINQFKSIEINHNEYASYLKKQKELRTHFEHVDDSLFAISLRQPMFSENINREINEVYFNIDKSLEQLSENMLYQGVSSQQYALTSANNLADFLSGALDNMQMQMGMPSPGQGEGGMPLPDIIITQEELAKKMEDAMKKGKEGKEGKEGKEGEMEGSDKGNKPGDKEGDKEGEQGKKGNKGNKGGENGEGQGGEQEGEDGYNEDINGELFKIYQEQQLLRQALEERLDKEGLGENGDAKQLLKDMEEVELDLINKGFTNETLTKMMNIQHQLLKLENAVLQQGQEQKRQSDTNKQEFKNTTINQVDKAKQYFNTTEILNKQTLPLQQTYKEKAQKYFKQKDD, from the coding sequence TTGAATAACTTCAACACCATACAGTCCAAATTAGAGCAGTTTATTAGAAAATATTATACTAATGAGTTGATAAAAGGCGCTATCTTGTTTTTTAGTATTGGGTTATTATATTTTATATTCACACTGTTGGTCGAGCATTTTTTATGGTTAAATTCAACAGCAAGAACTATTTTGTTTTGGCTATTTATTACTGTAGAATTAGCCCTATTTATTAAGTTTATTGCCTTACCAATTGCAAAATTATTTAGGTTACAAAAAGGGATTAATTATAAACAAGCATCCGCTATAATTGGAAACCACTTTCCTGAAGTCAACGATAAATTATTGAATGTTCTCCAGTTAAAAGAGGAGAATAACACGTCTGAGTTACTTTTAGCAAGCATCGATCAAAAATCAGAAGAACTAAGTCCGATTCCGTTTAAAAGTGCGGTCAACTTTAAGCAAAATACCAAGTATTTAAAATATGCAGCCATTCCTATTGCTATACTTTTAATTTCTATTATTTCAGGAACATTTAATTGGTTTAGTGATAGTTATGAGCGTGTTGTTAATTATCAAACTGCTTATGAGCCACCTGCACCTTTTCAGTTTTTTGTGCTAAATGACAATTTAAAAACGGTTGAAAACAAAGAATTTAGACTATTAGTCTCTACACAAGGCAAGGTGATTCCTGAAGATGCACAAATCACCTTTAATAACGAAACCTACTATCTACAACAGCGCGAAACAGGACATTTTGAATATGTTTTTGAGCAACCAAAACAAGACTTAACATTTAACTTATCTGCTAATGGTATCACCTCTAAACCCTACACATTAAAAGTGGTTGAGGTACCTACTTTGTTAAGCTTCAATATGATATTAAACTATCCAAATTACACTAATAAGCGAAATGAAGTGTTAAAAGGTGTTGGGAATGCTGTAGTACCGCAAGGTACAAGAGTAACATGGCAATTAAACACAAAATCTACAGATGCTGTAGATTTAATTAGCAAAGACACATTAACCTTTTCTACAGATAAACTAAGTGTTTTTGAAGCTTCTAAAAATATTTACAACAATTTTGATTACAACATAAGCACAAGCAATAAAAACTTAAAGCACTATGAGAATTTAGCGTATAGCATTTCAGTAATTAAGGATCAATATCCAGAACTTAAAATGGAAGCTAAAACAGATAGTTTGGATCAACAATCCTTGTATTTTAAAGGACAAGTTAGTGATGATTATGGATTAAGCAAATTACAGTTGGTCTATTACCCTAGCGGTAATGAAACTGAAAAGAAAGTACAAAATATACCCATTTCCAAATCTAATTTTGATGAGTTTATTAGCGCGTTTCCAAATAATTTAACTATTGAAGAAGGCGTGTCGTACGACTTGTATTTTCAGGTATTTGATAACGATGCTGTTAATAAAAACAAAAGCACAAAAAGTGTAGTGTATAACTACAGAAAGCGCACACAAGACGAAGACGAGCAAAAACAATTACAAGAGCAAAACCAAACTATTCAGGATTTAAATAAATCTTTAGAAAAGTTTGACAAGCAACAAAAAGAGCTTCAAGAATTGTCTAAAACACAAAAAGAAAAGTCAGAACTTAATTTTAATGATAAAAAGAAATTTGAAAACTTCTTAAAGCGTCAGAAGCAACAAGAGCAGATGATTAAGCAATTTAATAAGAAGTTAAAGGATAATTTAAACGAATTTCAAAAAGACAAAAAAGAAGAGGATCGATTTAAAGAAGATTTAAAAGAGCGTTTAAAAGACAACGAAGAACAGCTTAAAAAAGACGAAAAACTTCTAGAAGAATTAGAAAAGCTAAAAGACAAATTTAGTAAAGAAGAATTTTCTGAAAAGCTAGATAATTTAGCTAAAAAGGCTAAAAGTCAGAAACGAAGTTTAGAACAGTTATTAGAACTAACAAAACGCTATTATGTGACCAAAAAAATGGAAAAAATTGGTGACGAGCTTGAAAAATTAGCAGAGGATCAAAATAAATTAGCTAATTCTAAAGATGAAGAAAACACTAAAGACAAACAGGATGAGATTAACAAAAAGTTTGAAGACATTCAAAAACAGTTAGAGGATCTTGAAAAAGATAATCAAGAACTAAAAAAACCAATGGAAGTCCCTCGAGATAAAAACAACGAGGAAAACATTAAAGAAGACCAACAAGAAGCAAGCGAAAAGCTTCAAGAAAAGCAAGAAAGCCAAGACCAACAAGAAAAGAAAGAGAAACAACAATCTGCAAAACAAAAGCAGAAAAGTGCAGCCCAAAAAATGAAAAACATGAGCATGAAAATGCAAATGCAAATGGGTGCTTCAGCGCAGCAGCAGTTATCCGAAGATATAGAGATGTTACGTCAAATTTTGGATAATTTAGTGGTGTTTTCTTTTGATGAAGAATCGTTAATAAATCAATTTAAAAGCATCGAAATTAATCATAACGAATACGCATCCTATCTAAAAAAACAAAAAGAACTTCGCACTCATTTTGAACATGTAGACGATAGCTTATTTGCTATTTCATTACGTCAACCAATGTTTTCAGAGAACATCAATAGAGAAATTAACGAAGTATATTTTAACATTGACAAATCTTTAGAACAATTATCAGAAAACATGCTGTATCAAGGGGTATCCTCTCAACAGTACGCATTAACGTCTGCAAATAATTTAGCCGACTTTTTGAGCGGAGCATTAGATAACATGCAAATGCAAATGGGTATGCCATCTCCAGGACAAGGAGAAGGAGGCATGCCTCTTCCAGATATTATAATAACCCAAGAAGAATTAGCTAAGAAGATGGAAGATGCTATGAAGAAAGGTAAAGAAGGTAAGGAAGGAAAAGAAGGTAAAGAGGGTGAAATGGAAGGCAGTGATAAAGGCAACAAGCCTGGCGACAAAGAAGGAGACAAAGAAGGAGAGCAGGGTAAAAAAGGAAATAAAGGTAACAAAGGTGGAGAGAACGGAGAAGGTCAAGGAGGTGAACAAGAAGGAGAAGATGGTTATAACGAAGATATTAATGGTGAATTATTTAAAATTTATCAAGAACAACAGCTTTTAAGACAAGCTTTAGAAGAACGTTTAGATAAAGAAGGTTTAGGTGAAAACGGAGATGCTAAACAACTTCTAAAAGACATGGAAGAGGTAGAGTTAGATTTAATCAATAAAGGATTTACTAATGAAACGCTAACTAAAATGATGAACATACAACATCAACTACTCAAACTCGAAAATGCAGTTTTGCAACAAGGACAAGAACAAAAACGACAATCTGATACTAATAAACAAGAGTTTAAAAACACAACAATCAATCAAGTTGATAAAGCCAAACAATATTTTAACACTACTGAAATATTGAATAAGCAAACCTTACCTTTGCAACAAACTTACAAGGAAAAAGCACAAAAGTATTTTAAACAAAAAGATGATTAG